From a region of the Falco cherrug isolate bFalChe1 chromosome 9, bFalChe1.pri, whole genome shotgun sequence genome:
- the PLEKHS1 gene encoding pleckstrin homology domain-containing family S member 1 yields the protein MASTSKKNSAVRTQNMFCTEGGVCKHGFLIKSPPLQLFGSQNSWKRRFFILSKSSKGDYILKYLKGQNTKGSIAVDQIINIEVGISNSEIMETVRKMFKCLPEQVMSISTGNRCYYLIGSSRQETEDWVSAISSVCRETKRGGCCPQIQDLPNPEFRSRPSSLPLSLNSIATTGFLDRQSYQKENRSSEEKNRPNSDPGSHQAQCESPRGVLPSLDKNLAKSEENLLSSDTDEDIKKDEEDYYQTPISILAKCTAEVSKPDPPAGSDVPVHEKPVQKNPIKENIYMSMKSLRLLDESCQLTCRRDGLPSPPKCQDNCARPRDLEANRNLQFPESSTSQQPTLQRRQNSLPLSVVQLCILLSQVTDETHLQKLDIFVPQADIDSYLKLTEAAGQICVSQWTGPPRLGCLFNHGDRIVAVNDLQPQDVEEAYFFISRSTRKEVKLSVCRIPHSDVFHVKGCSCS from the exons ATGGCTtctacaagtaaaaaaaattctgcag TGAGAActcaaaatatgttttgcacTGAAGGTGGAGTCTGCAAGCACGGATTCCTCATCAAATCACCACCTCTTCAACTTTTCGGCTCACAG AATTCCTGGAAAAGGCGTTTTTTCATCCTGTCCAAATCCAGCAAGGGCGATTACATCTTGAAGTATCTAAAAGGCCAGAACACAAAAGGCTCCATAGCTGTTGATCA AATCATTAATATTGAAGTTGGCATAAGCAATTCTGAAATTATGGAAACGGTGAGGAAGATGTTTAAATGCCTTCCTGAACAGGTGATGTCCATCAGTACTGGAAACAGATGTTACTACCTCATTGGGAGCAGCAG GCAGGAAACAGAGGACTGGGTCTCTGCGATATCTTCAGTCTGCAGGGAGACCAAAAGAGGTGGATGCTGCCCTCAG ATCCAAGATCTTCCAAATCCAGAATTCAGAAGCCGGCCCTCCTCGTTGCCACTATCATTGAATTCTATAGCTACGACTGGTTTCCTGGACAGGCAAAGCTACCAGAAG GAGAACCGTTCCTCAGAAGAGAAGAACAGGCCTAATTCAGATCCTGGCTCTCATCAGGCTCAGTGCGAGTCACCAAGAGGAGTTCTTCCAAGCCTG GATAAAAATCTGGCAAAGAGTGAGGAAAATCTGCTTTCGTCAGATACAGATGAAGACATCAAAAAGGACGAAGAAGATTATTACCAAACTCCCATCAGTATTTTAGCAAAG TGCACTGCTGAAGTATCAAAGCCCGACCCCCCAGCTGGGTCTGATGTCCCTGTGCATGAGAAGCCAGTGCAGAAGAACCCAATAAAGGAGAACATTTATATGTCAATGAAATCGCT TAGGTTGCTGGATGAGAGTTGCCAGCTCACATGCAGACGTGATGgactcccttctcctcccaaaTGCCAGGACAACTGTGCACGTCCAAGAGACTTGGAAGCAAACAGAAACCTACAATTCCCCGAAAGCAgcaccagccagcagccaaCCCTCCAGAGAAGGCAAAATTCATTACCACTTTCGGTGGTTCAGTTGTGTATACTGCTCAG CCAAGTTACAGATGAGACCCATCTGCAGAAGTTGGATATTTTCGTTCCCCAGGCTGATATTGACAGTTACCTAAAActtacagaagcagcaggacaaaTATG TGTCTCACAGTGGACTGGGCCTCCCCGACTGGGATGTTTGTTTAACCACGGAGACCGTATAGTGGCTGTGAATGATTTGCAACCCCAGGACGTGGAGGAGGcttacttcttcatcagcagGTCCACAAGAAAGGAG gtgaaaCTTAGTGTATGTAGGATTCCACATTCAGATGTCTTCCATGTTAAAGGCTGTTCATGTTCCTGA